A single genomic interval of Nocardioides nitrophenolicus harbors:
- the sepH gene encoding septation protein SepH, which yields MTDTADQGGTHRPVRLTLAAGQSAGPDRRRLLLVDDQGGEFTLDITPDLRAAVRGDSPRRLETPMSSSIRPREIQTRIRSGESAEAVAEAAGTSVEAIMPYVAPVLAEREHVAERAQKASVRRTPGEGQSGPAASRVLGDAVAAHLRGRGGDPESVAWDAYRRDTGRWVLTGTFETAERGGVARFTYDAPGNYVLTDNDDARWLIGEVLAPAAAPARDDLQQARERRLAAVPEELPLGGEALPLGSVDDTLPLGDSVDQALDLVSGEAAEPLADEPIRATTPEPTEPAAPAAEGAESETERAKHRRPVQKKRGRASVPSWDEIMFGGGDQ from the coding sequence ATGACCGACACGGCGGACCAGGGCGGCACGCACCGCCCCGTGCGCCTGACCCTCGCCGCTGGTCAGTCCGCCGGGCCCGACCGGCGGCGGCTGCTGCTGGTGGACGACCAGGGCGGCGAGTTCACCCTCGACATCACGCCCGACCTGCGCGCAGCCGTGCGCGGCGACTCACCGCGTCGATTGGAGACACCGATGAGCAGCAGCATCCGGCCCCGCGAGATCCAGACCCGGATCCGGTCCGGCGAGTCCGCGGAGGCGGTGGCCGAGGCCGCCGGGACCTCCGTCGAGGCGATCATGCCCTACGTCGCCCCCGTGCTCGCCGAGCGCGAGCACGTCGCCGAGCGGGCCCAGAAGGCCTCGGTGCGGCGCACCCCCGGCGAGGGCCAGTCCGGTCCGGCCGCCAGCCGGGTGCTCGGCGACGCGGTCGCCGCCCACCTGCGCGGGCGCGGCGGCGACCCCGAGTCGGTGGCCTGGGACGCCTACCGGCGCGACACCGGTCGCTGGGTGCTCACCGGCACCTTCGAGACCGCCGAGCGCGGCGGCGTCGCGCGGTTCACCTACGACGCCCCCGGCAACTACGTGCTCACCGACAACGACGACGCGCGCTGGCTGATCGGGGAGGTCCTGGCGCCCGCCGCCGCGCCGGCCCGCGACGACCTCCAGCAGGCCCGCGAGCGCCGGCTCGCCGCCGTACCCGAGGAGCTGCCGCTGGGCGGCGAGGCGCTGCCCCTCGGCTCGGTCGACGACACGCTGCCGCTCGGCGACTCCGTCGACCAGGCACTGGACCTGGTCTCCGGCGAGGCGGCCGAGCCGCTCGCCGACGAGCCGATCCGCGCGACGACTCCCGAGCCGACCGAGCCCGCGGCGCCGGCGGCCGAGGGCGCCGAGAGCGAGACGGAGCGGGCCAAGCACCGCCGTCCGGTGCAGAAGAAGCGAGGCCGCGCGTCGGTGCCGAGCTGGGACGAGATCATGTTCGGTGGCGGCGACCAGTAG
- a CDS encoding SDR family oxidoreductase, which yields MAYFVTGATGFIGRHLIAELVDHRDGPVFVLVRASSLPRMEALVRQWGSERVQPVVGDLTQPGLGVDPAWVAEHAGSIDHFFHLAAIYDITADDATNDAMNIDGTRNALALAESLRAGVFHQVSSVAAAGDYHGRFDETMFEEGQPLPSPYHRTKYESEKIVRDEATIPWRVYRPAIVVGHSETGAMDKIDGPYYFFPLIKRLRDSLPAWLPLVGLDLGDTNLVPVDYVAKAMDHLAHLPERDGEAFHLVNPEPQPVIEMINAFCSAAGAPRFATPVDRSVTTAGPLGLIPRALRPINLMNAVVRSAPAQLVLDQTIGRLGVPAEVLAHTSFPSVFDARITEKALAGSGISVPPLETYVRALWGYWEEHLDDATGRDPKAVAALKDKYVVITGASSGIGQVVALKVAQAGGVPVLVARGKEKLEATRDLIELRGGRAEVFPCDLSDLEAIDRLCEQLTTELPSVDYVINNAGRSIRRSLKLSQDRFHDFERTMQLNYFGAIRLVMGLMPQLHDQRSGHIVNISSIGVQTNPPRFSAYVASKAALDAWSNVVSSEVVGHGITFTNVHMPLVRTPMIAPTKIYDKFPTISPAQAADVVVKAMVDKPHEINTALGTAGELAHTIAPRTAFRVLNLAYQVFPDSAAAKGQKPASQAAAAAEEAPASNRRETEQMLMAQLFRGVHW from the coding sequence ATGGCCTACTTCGTGACCGGCGCCACAGGGTTCATCGGGCGCCACCTCATCGCCGAGCTCGTCGACCACCGGGACGGCCCGGTCTTCGTCCTCGTCCGCGCGTCGTCGCTGCCCCGCATGGAGGCCCTGGTCCGGCAGTGGGGCTCCGAGCGGGTGCAGCCCGTCGTCGGCGACCTGACCCAGCCCGGTCTCGGCGTCGACCCCGCCTGGGTCGCCGAGCACGCCGGCTCGATCGACCACTTCTTCCACCTCGCCGCGATCTACGACATCACCGCCGACGACGCCACCAACGACGCGATGAACATCGACGGCACCCGCAACGCGCTGGCCCTGGCCGAGTCGCTGCGGGCCGGCGTCTTCCACCAGGTGTCCTCCGTCGCCGCGGCCGGCGACTACCACGGCCGCTTCGACGAGACCATGTTCGAGGAGGGCCAGCCGCTGCCCTCGCCGTACCACCGCACGAAGTACGAGTCGGAGAAGATCGTCCGCGACGAGGCCACCATCCCGTGGCGGGTCTACCGCCCCGCGATCGTCGTGGGTCACTCCGAGACCGGCGCGATGGACAAGATCGACGGGCCCTACTACTTCTTCCCGCTGATCAAGCGGCTGCGCGACTCGCTGCCCGCGTGGCTGCCGCTGGTCGGGCTCGACCTCGGCGACACCAACCTGGTCCCGGTCGACTACGTCGCCAAGGCGATGGACCATCTCGCCCACCTGCCCGAGCGCGACGGCGAGGCCTTCCACCTGGTCAACCCCGAGCCGCAGCCGGTGATCGAGATGATCAACGCCTTCTGCTCGGCCGCGGGCGCGCCGCGCTTCGCCACCCCCGTCGACCGCTCGGTCACCACGGCCGGCCCGCTGGGCCTGATCCCGCGCGCACTGCGCCCGATCAACCTGATGAACGCCGTGGTCCGCTCCGCCCCCGCCCAACTGGTCCTCGACCAGACCATCGGCCGGCTCGGCGTCCCCGCCGAGGTGCTCGCCCACACCTCCTTCCCGTCGGTCTTCGACGCGCGGATCACCGAGAAGGCGCTCGCCGGCTCCGGCATCAGCGTGCCGCCGCTGGAGACCTACGTCCGGGCGCTGTGGGGCTACTGGGAGGAGCACCTCGACGACGCCACCGGGCGCGACCCGAAGGCCGTGGCCGCGCTCAAGGACAAGTACGTCGTCATCACCGGCGCCTCGTCCGGCATCGGCCAGGTCGTGGCGCTCAAGGTCGCCCAGGCCGGTGGCGTCCCGGTCCTGGTCGCGCGCGGCAAGGAGAAGCTCGAGGCCACCCGCGACCTCATCGAGCTGCGCGGCGGCCGGGCCGAGGTGTTCCCCTGCGACCTGTCCGACCTCGAGGCCATCGACCGGCTGTGCGAGCAGCTCACGACCGAGCTGCCCAGCGTCGACTACGTCATCAACAACGCCGGCCGCTCGATCCGCCGCTCCCTGAAGCTGTCCCAGGACCGCTTCCACGACTTCGAGCGCACCATGCAGCTCAACTACTTCGGCGCGATCCGGCTGGTCATGGGCCTGATGCCCCAGCTCCACGACCAGCGCTCGGGCCACATCGTCAACATCTCCTCGATCGGCGTGCAGACCAACCCGCCCCGCTTCTCGGCGTACGTCGCCTCCAAGGCGGCGCTCGACGCCTGGAGCAATGTCGTCTCCTCCGAGGTCGTCGGGCACGGCATCACCTTCACCAACGTGCACATGCCGCTGGTGCGGACGCCGATGATCGCCCCGACCAAGATCTACGACAAGTTCCCCACCATCTCACCGGCCCAGGCCGCGGACGTGGTGGTCAAGGCGATGGTCGACAAGCCCCACGAGATCAACACCGCCCTCGGCACCGCCGGCGAGCTGGCCCACACCATCGCGCCGCGCACCGCCTTCCGGGTCCTCAACCTCGCCTACCAGGTGTTCCCGGACTCCGCCGCCGCGAAGGGCCAGAAGCCCGCGTCGCAGGCGGCCGCCGCGGCCGAGGAGGCGCCCGCCTCCAACCGCCGCGAGACCGAGCAGATGCTGATGGCGCAGCTGTTCCGGGGCGTGCACTGGTAG
- a CDS encoding YchJ family protein, which translates to MADAAGRPACPCDSGRTYDECCRPYHRDPGTAPTAEALMRSRYSAFVKGLVSYLLHTWHPATRPPALQLDDLVTWTGLEVLAAQDGGPADKRGMVEFVAQFTRDGRPGSLHEISRFRRQGDTWLYVRGRARWRA; encoded by the coding sequence GTGGCTGACGCCGCCGGGCGGCCGGCGTGCCCGTGCGACTCCGGGCGGACCTACGACGAGTGCTGCCGCCCCTACCACCGCGACCCGGGCACGGCGCCCACCGCCGAGGCGCTGATGCGCTCGCGGTACTCCGCGTTCGTGAAGGGGCTGGTGTCCTACCTGCTGCACACCTGGCATCCCGCGACCCGGCCGCCGGCACTGCAGCTCGACGACCTCGTCACCTGGACCGGCCTGGAGGTGCTGGCGGCCCAGGACGGCGGGCCCGCCGACAAGCGCGGCATGGTCGAGTTCGTCGCGCAGTTCACCCGCGACGGCCGGCCGGGCTCGCTGCACGAGATCAGCCGCTTCCGCCGGCAGGGCGACACCTGGCTCTACGTCCGCGGCCGGGCCCGCTGGAGGGCGTAG
- a CDS encoding sulfurtransferase has protein sequence MRSGLISVEELRATLGEVSVLDVRYRMGGPAGPEEYASGHVPGAAYVDLDGALAAAPGPRGRHPLPDEAVFTAAMRAAGVSAGRPVVVYDDWSGHAAARCWWLLRYHGHPDVRVLDGGWAAWREAGGECETGAGTERESGDFTARPGALPVVGADTVRAVDVLIDARAAERYRGEVEPVDPVAGHVPGAVNVPTSRNLDENGRFRAPAGLAATYAEVGAVPGADVAVYCGSGVTAAHDVLALELAGVTAALYPGSWSEWVADPSRPVATG, from the coding sequence ATGAGGTCGGGCCTGATCAGCGTCGAGGAGCTGCGCGCCACGCTCGGGGAGGTGAGCGTGCTCGACGTCCGGTACCGGATGGGCGGACCGGCGGGACCGGAGGAGTACGCGTCGGGCCACGTCCCCGGGGCGGCGTACGTCGACCTGGACGGCGCGCTCGCCGCCGCACCCGGGCCGCGCGGGCGGCACCCGCTCCCGGACGAGGCGGTGTTCACCGCCGCGATGCGCGCGGCCGGGGTGAGCGCCGGGCGTCCCGTGGTGGTCTACGACGACTGGTCGGGTCACGCGGCGGCGCGGTGCTGGTGGCTGCTGAGGTACCACGGCCACCCCGACGTGCGGGTGCTCGACGGCGGCTGGGCCGCCTGGCGCGAGGCCGGCGGCGAGTGCGAGACGGGTGCCGGCACGGAGCGCGAGAGCGGCGACTTCACCGCCCGTCCGGGCGCACTGCCCGTCGTCGGAGCCGACACCGTGCGCGCCGTGGACGTCCTGATCGACGCCCGCGCGGCCGAGCGGTACCGCGGCGAGGTGGAGCCGGTCGACCCGGTGGCGGGCCACGTGCCGGGTGCGGTGAACGTGCCGACCAGCCGCAACCTCGACGAGAACGGCCGGTTCCGCGCACCGGCCGGGCTCGCGGCGACCTACGCGGAGGTCGGCGCGGTGCCCGGCGCGGACGTCGCGGTCTACTGCGGCTCGGGCGTGACGGCGGCCCACGACGTGCTCGCCCTGGAGCTCGCCGGGGTCACCGCCGCGCTGTACCCCGGCAGCTGGAGCGAGTGGGTGGCCGACCCGAGCCGGCCGGTCGCGACCGGCTGA